Proteins from a genomic interval of Nautilia sp. PV-1:
- the dnaA gene encoding chromosomal replication initiator protein DnaA — MSIFKKIKDSLKSENLVNYNKFIKNLEFDEKNSTSTHLIIKAPNIFIANFVKRKYLNKISELYEKETGIKPKIDIVTKEITHKPVTLEEIIEPSTPSVLIPEYTFESFIVGPSNQFAYTAAKSVAENPGKNYNPLFIYGGVGLGKTHLLQAIGNYLKSSLNVLYVTSEQFMNEFTENIRMKTPERFHEKYRNCDVLLIDDVQFFAGKERTQEEFFHTFNELYNQKKQICLTADRPPKKLYDLVDRLRSRFEAGLIVDIQPPELETKIEIIRKKCELNGIYLPEEIIEFIATKLDSNIREIEGMITKINAMSKILGINEITLDFAKQALKEHIKDKKEVITLEDIIKLIAKEFNIKPSEIVSKSRNKNIVAARRCAIYLAREFTKESTPIIAKYFGLRDHSAVSHAIKSFNKKLKEDSEFRIKIEELKNKIQIRKSE, encoded by the coding sequence TTGAGTATATTTAAAAAAATAAAAGATTCACTAAAAAGTGAAAACCTTGTGAATTATAATAAATTTATTAAAAATTTGGAATTTGACGAAAAAAATTCAACCTCAACACATTTAATAATAAAAGCTCCTAATATATTTATAGCAAATTTCGTAAAAAGAAAATATCTTAACAAAATAAGCGAACTGTATGAAAAAGAAACAGGCATCAAACCCAAAATAGACATAGTTACAAAGGAAATAACACATAAACCCGTAACCCTTGAAGAAATAATAGAACCTTCAACGCCAAGCGTTCTAATACCTGAATATACCTTTGAAAGCTTTATAGTAGGACCTTCAAACCAGTTTGCATATACCGCAGCAAAAAGTGTAGCGGAAAATCCGGGGAAAAATTACAATCCTCTGTTTATCTACGGAGGGGTAGGGCTCGGTAAAACACACCTTCTCCAGGCAATAGGAAATTATTTAAAAAGCTCTTTAAATGTATTATACGTTACAAGCGAACAGTTTATGAACGAATTTACGGAAAACATCAGAATGAAAACTCCTGAAAGATTTCACGAAAAATACAGAAACTGCGATGTTTTACTAATAGACGACGTACAGTTTTTCGCCGGAAAAGAAAGAACCCAGGAAGAATTTTTCCATACCTTCAACGAACTCTATAACCAAAAAAAACAGATATGCCTCACGGCCGATAGACCTCCTAAAAAACTCTACGACCTTGTAGACAGACTAAGAAGCAGGTTTGAAGCGGGACTTATCGTGGATATTCAGCCGCCTGAGCTTGAAACAAAAATAGAAATTATCAGAAAAAAATGCGAACTAAACGGTATATATCTTCCGGAAGAAATAATCGAGTTTATCGCAACAAAACTTGATTCAAACATAAGAGAAATCGAAGGAATGATTACAAAAATAAACGCTATGTCTAAAATTTTGGGAATAAACGAAATAACGCTTGACTTTGCAAAACAGGCACTTAAAGAACATATAAAAGACAAAAAAGAAGTAATTACTCTTGAAGACATCATAAAACTTATCGCAAAAGAGTTTAATATAAAACCTAGCGAAATAGTCTCAAAAAGCAGAAATAAAAATATAGTGGCTGCAAGAAGATGCGCTATTTACCTTGCAAGGGAATTTACAAAAGAATCAACTCCGATTATTGCAAAATATTTCGGACTCAGAGATCACAGTGCCGTTAGCCACGCTATTAAAAGTTTTAATAAAAAACTGAAAGAAGACAGCGAATTCAGAATAAAAATTGAAGAGCTTAAAAATAAAATCCAAATAAGAAAAAGTGAATAA
- the dnaN gene encoding DNA polymerase III subunit beta: protein MHIKIEKPVIESILNQIIPFTEKKDNTQITSHILIKANEKLILKATDKEIGIKVVTNADILDSGTITINGKRFLDIIKTLQNKEIEIKTEDNQITITQDSSIYKLTSFNASEFPEFPNTDEMSKIDIEIEELNKAIKKIYPVIDNNNPKYELNGALFDLKDKTNFVSTDTRRLAVYYSNAKAKESKIIVPKRSIAEIKRVIRDDMEIFYDDVYLILKNGEIMFFTKLINGKFPAYEKIIPQSLKYELSIPKGEFLSHLKQVSIISNEVKITINTDKITFESISDETMQAKTSFEINTPLEEFTFAVNSRYIMDFLNVIESDTFVLGLNEPNIPFMLKDDNFITIVMPLNI, encoded by the coding sequence ATGCACATCAAAATAGAAAAACCGGTAATCGAAAGCATTTTAAACCAAATAATACCCTTTACCGAAAAAAAAGACAACACCCAAATAACATCCCACATACTCATTAAAGCCAACGAAAAACTGATACTAAAAGCAACAGACAAAGAAATCGGAATCAAAGTAGTAACAAATGCAGATATCTTAGATTCAGGAACAATAACAATAAACGGAAAAAGATTTTTGGATATCATTAAAACACTTCAAAACAAAGAAATAGAAATCAAAACAGAAGATAATCAGATAACAATCACACAAGACAGCTCCATTTATAAACTGACATCATTTAATGCAAGCGAATTTCCTGAATTTCCAAATACGGACGAAATGAGTAAAATCGATATAGAAATAGAAGAATTAAATAAAGCTATTAAAAAAATCTATCCGGTAATAGACAACAACAACCCTAAATATGAATTAAACGGTGCTCTTTTTGATCTGAAAGATAAAACAAACTTTGTTTCAACAGACACCAGAAGATTAGCCGTATATTATTCAAATGCAAAAGCAAAAGAATCAAAAATAATAGTTCCTAAAAGAAGTATAGCTGAAATAAAAAGAGTAATCAGAGACGATATGGAAATTTTTTATGACGATGTGTATTTAATTCTTAAAAACGGTGAAATTATGTTTTTCACCAAACTTATAAACGGAAAATTTCCTGCATACGAAAAAATAATTCCTCAAAGCTTAAAATATGAGCTTTCAATACCAAAAGGAGAATTCTTATCACATTTAAAACAGGTAAGTATTATTTCAAACGAAGTAAAAATTACAATCAATACAGATAAAATTACTTTCGAAAGTATAAGTGATGAAACAATGCAGGCAAAAACAAGCTTTGAAATTAACACTCCTTTAGAAGAATTTACGTTTGCAGTAAACAGCAGATATATTATGGACTTTTTAAATGTAATTGAAAGCGATACATTTGTACTGGGTCTTAATGAGCCGAATATACCGTTTATGCTAAAAGACGATAATTTCATAACAATAGTAATGCCGCTTAATATTTGA
- the gyrB gene encoding DNA topoisomerase (ATP-hydrolyzing) subunit B, with protein MSDYGAKNIRVLKGLEAVRKRPGMYIGDTSVKGLHHLIYEVVDNSIDEAMAGFANEIKVKINKDGSAEISDNGRGIPVDIHPEEKIPAATVVLTVLHAGGKFDNKTYKVSGGLHGVGVSVVNALSKKLIMTIKRDGKIWQQEFERGKPVTDLEVIGNTNRTGTTIQFWPDDEIFETTTFKSEILQKRLKELAYLNPNITIKFENENDGVKEEYHYEGGIKDFVKTLTNKECISDVVYFNDHYSDEEKALDVEVALCYDSGYDEKVLSFVNNIRTPEGGTHESGFKAGLSKAVINYINKNMKLKENLKITGDDVKEGLNAIVSVKMSEPQFEGQTKGKLGSSYVKPITQKVTYEYLTRFFEENPNEAKLIAEKAIAAARSRIAAKRARDLTRKQAKVGVGTLPGKLADCQSKDPVESELYLVEGDSAGGSAKQGRDRVFQAILPLRGKILNTQKSTDAKALSSEEIKNIITALGTGIGEDFDIDKIRYNKVIIMTDADVDGSHIQTLIMTFFFNHLREVIENGYLYIAQPPLYRYKKGKIEKYLKDDKELNEFLIEQGINSIDITGVGKPELKELLKYAALYKLLLDRLSKRFNIPEVIRFLIENGNLEELPKFLESLGFNIISRHDDHYYIQTNRGLEEITIDDKLLNHQLFVEAKKVYQKLQEYKDIIDRDYLDLLDEVVEKARKGAHIQRYKGLGEMNPEQLWETTMNPENRVLIQVTMEDAEKAAEKFELFMGSEVGPRREFIQANAKEVENIDV; from the coding sequence ATGAGCGATTACGGTGCTAAGAATATTAGAGTATTAAAAGGTCTTGAGGCAGTAAGAAAAAGACCCGGAATGTATATCGGGGATACTTCTGTAAAAGGTCTTCATCATTTAATTTATGAAGTGGTTGATAACTCTATTGACGAAGCAATGGCTGGATTTGCCAATGAAATCAAAGTAAAAATTAATAAAGACGGAAGTGCCGAAATTTCAGATAACGGTAGGGGTATTCCGGTTGATATCCATCCTGAAGAAAAAATTCCTGCGGCAACCGTTGTTTTAACGGTTTTACATGCCGGGGGTAAATTTGACAATAAAACATATAAAGTTTCAGGCGGTCTTCACGGGGTAGGGGTTTCAGTAGTAAACGCCCTTTCAAAAAAACTCATTATGACAATTAAAAGAGACGGCAAAATATGGCAGCAGGAATTTGAAAGAGGTAAACCCGTTACAGATCTTGAAGTAATAGGAAATACAAACAGAACAGGCACTACTATACAGTTCTGGCCGGATGACGAAATATTTGAAACTACTACTTTTAAAAGCGAAATACTTCAAAAAAGATTAAAAGAACTAGCTTACCTGAATCCTAATATTACTATCAAGTTCGAAAATGAAAACGACGGTGTTAAAGAAGAATACCACTACGAAGGCGGTATTAAAGATTTTGTTAAAACTTTAACCAACAAAGAATGTATAAGCGATGTTGTTTATTTTAACGATCATTACAGTGACGAGGAAAAAGCACTTGATGTTGAGGTGGCCCTTTGTTACGACAGCGGATATGACGAAAAAGTATTAAGTTTTGTTAACAACATAAGAACCCCGGAAGGCGGTACGCACGAGAGCGGATTTAAAGCGGGGCTCAGCAAGGCCGTAATAAATTACATCAATAAAAATATGAAGCTTAAAGAGAATCTTAAAATTACCGGTGACGACGTAAAAGAAGGTCTTAATGCAATTGTCAGCGTTAAAATGAGCGAACCTCAGTTTGAAGGCCAGACTAAAGGTAAACTCGGAAGCTCATACGTTAAACCTATTACTCAAAAAGTTACGTATGAATATCTTACGAGATTTTTTGAAGAAAATCCTAATGAAGCAAAACTTATAGCCGAAAAAGCAATTGCAGCTGCCAGAAGCAGGATTGCAGCCAAAAGAGCCAGGGATCTTACTAGAAAACAGGCAAAAGTAGGTGTAGGTACGCTTCCTGGAAAACTTGCGGACTGTCAAAGCAAAGACCCGGTTGAAAGCGAATTATATTTAGTTGAGGGTGACAGTGCGGGAGGAAGTGCAAAACAAGGAAGAGATAGAGTATTCCAGGCTATTCTTCCATTAAGAGGTAAAATATTAAATACCCAAAAATCTACTGACGCAAAGGCTCTTAGTTCAGAAGAAATTAAAAACATAATCACTGCACTCGGAACCGGGATAGGCGAAGATTTTGACATTGATAAAATAAGATACAATAAAGTTATAATTATGACGGATGCCGATGTAGACGGAAGTCATATCCAGACGCTTATTATGACATTTTTCTTCAACCATTTAAGAGAAGTTATTGAAAACGGATATCTTTATATCGCACAGCCGCCTCTTTACAGATATAAAAAGGGTAAAATTGAAAAATACCTTAAAGACGACAAAGAACTGAATGAATTTTTAATAGAGCAGGGTATAAATTCTATCGATATTACCGGAGTAGGAAAGCCTGAACTTAAAGAGTTGTTAAAATATGCAGCGCTTTACAAACTGCTTCTTGACAGACTTTCAAAAAGATTCAACATCCCTGAGGTTATAAGATTTTTAATTGAAAACGGAAACTTGGAAGAGCTTCCTAAGTTCCTTGAAAGTCTTGGATTTAATATTATTTCCAGACACGATGACCATTACTATATCCAGACAAACAGAGGACTTGAAGAGATTACAATTGATGATAAACTTCTTAACCATCAGCTTTTTGTGGAAGCTAAAAAAGTTTATCAGAAACTTCAGGAATATAAAGATATTATTGATAGAGATTATCTGGATCTACTGGATGAAGTTGTAGAAAAAGCCAGAAAAGGGGCCCATATCCAAAGATACAAAGGTCTTGGTGAAATGAATCCTGAACAGCTTTGGGAGACTACAATGAATCCTGAAAACAGAGTGCTTATCCAGGTGACTATGGAAGACGCCGAAAAAGCCGCTGAGAAATTCGAGCTGTTCATGGGAAGCGAAGTAGGGCCTAGACGTGAGTTTATCCAGGCTAACGCAAAAGAAGTAGAAAATATAGACGTATAA
- the queF gene encoding preQ(1) synthase, whose protein sequence is MSEIRYGEKEILEFNPENMEIWPNKHKKNYLIKITLPEFMCKCPRSGYPDFATVYLEYTPDEWVVELKALKLFINSFMNRYISHEDSANEIFDTLYNKLKPKYMKVTMDFNPRGNVHTVIEIDSDKIEK, encoded by the coding sequence ATGAGTGAAATCAGATATGGGGAAAAGGAAATTTTAGAATTTAATCCCGAAAATATGGAAATATGGCCGAATAAACATAAAAAAAACTATTTAATCAAAATCACTCTTCCCGAATTTATGTGTAAATGCCCAAGAAGCGGATATCCTGATTTTGCGACTGTATATCTTGAATATACGCCTGATGAGTGGGTGGTGGAATTAAAAGCCCTTAAGCTGTTTATAAATTCTTTTATGAACAGATACATTTCCCACGAAGACAGCGCAAACGAAATATTCGATACGCTTTATAATAAGCTTAAACCCAAATATATGAAAGTAACAATGGATTTCAATCCGCGAGGCAACGTTCATACGGTAATAGAAATAGACAGCGATAAAATAGAAAAATAA
- a CDS encoding type II secretion system F family protein: MLFKYEGFDKEGKKIKGKIEADSENEAKEKLNSLYITDIKPVKKIDFNFSFTKVPKKELIKTFNTLGLYLKSSIPLVSALNLTKNQSENNKIIKFLDYLQQSIKEGKSLYNSLESQKIIKLPSYVKSTIKVGEESGKLDIVLIEIARFLKDENRLSSKTSQALIYPLFIIIVAVFTVSFMLTTVVPKIVKVFQNLHEQLPTITKIVIASGNFLKNNFLFIFAAILILIITYYIFYTKNRKFKLLIHKILLKIPIIKQIIIAKELGRFSYLTSTLVNSGVNYINAVNLAVNTIQNEAIKEKFEKALKDVIEGKKLSVSLKKAGFNYDISFLQAIALGEETSQIDTVLKNLSEIYFEENEARINTLLSLIEPALIVIVGGTIGFIVTAMLLPMFSMNIIK; encoded by the coding sequence ATGCTTTTCAAATATGAAGGTTTTGATAAAGAGGGTAAAAAAATAAAAGGCAAAATAGAAGCCGACAGCGAAAACGAGGCCAAAGAAAAACTTAACAGTTTATATATAACAGACATCAAACCTGTTAAAAAAATAGATTTTAATTTTTCATTTACAAAAGTACCGAAAAAAGAGCTTATCAAAACTTTCAATACACTAGGTTTATATTTAAAATCATCCATACCGTTAGTAAGTGCGCTTAACCTTACAAAAAATCAAAGCGAAAACAATAAAATTATAAAATTTTTGGATTATCTGCAGCAGTCTATAAAGGAAGGAAAATCACTGTATAATTCATTGGAATCACAAAAAATAATAAAACTCCCTTCTTATGTAAAAAGTACCATTAAAGTAGGAGAAGAAAGCGGAAAACTTGATATTGTCCTTATAGAAATAGCAAGGTTTTTAAAAGATGAAAACAGACTTTCATCAAAAACATCACAGGCGTTGATATATCCTCTTTTTATTATTATAGTTGCAGTTTTTACGGTCAGTTTTATGCTGACAACCGTAGTCCCTAAAATAGTAAAGGTGTTTCAAAATCTGCACGAACAGCTTCCGACAATAACAAAAATAGTTATTGCCAGCGGAAATTTTTTAAAAAACAATTTTTTATTTATTTTCGCCGCAATATTAATACTTATTATAACTTATTATATTTTTTATACTAAAAACAGGAAATTTAAACTTTTAATACATAAAATACTTTTAAAAATCCCAATTATAAAACAGATAATAATAGCCAAAGAACTCGGAAGATTCAGTTATCTTACATCAACACTCGTCAATTCAGGCGTTAATTATATAAACGCTGTAAATCTTGCAGTTAATACAATACAAAACGAAGCAATAAAAGAAAAATTCGAAAAAGCGTTAAAAGACGTAATAGAAGGTAAAAAACTTTCAGTCTCCCTCAAAAAAGCCGGATTTAATTACGATATTAGCTTTTTGCAGGCCATTGCGTTAGGTGAAGAAACGTCACAAATCGATACTGTTTTAAAAAATTTAAGCGAAATCTATTTTGAAGAAAACGAAGCCAGAATAAACACTCTTTTAAGTTTAATAGAACCGGCTCTTATCGTAATAGTAGGGGGAACGATAGGATTCATCGTAACAGCAATGCTGCTTCCGATGTTTAGTATGAATATAATAAAATAA
- a CDS encoding GspE/PulE family protein, which produces MKQINNINPKALQIENFNIEEGIKYSLLPGILEDKKFFFTTQDSLIDALNFYNKTDLPLELIITDTESFNRLLNQFLELKTQKELQNSDIEVEEELSLDDFIKGGLDILNSENSAPIIKFVNSMFFQAVKKRASDIHIETHENFGTIRFRIDGVLITQATLQKNIINLIINRIKVISNLDISEKRIPQDGRTQIKIANKTTDIRVSVIPTYFGEKAVLRLLMESEDIPSLKELGFGDEITEGFKELLEHSYGMILVTGPTGSGKSTTLHSFLQTIATPTKNIITIEDPVEYKADNINQIQVNNKVGLTFSSGLRSILRQDPDIIMVGEIRDKETATIAIQAALTGHLMLSTLHTNNAASTITRLMDMGVEPFLIASSLIGILSQRLVRVLCECKTEDDPDKFKEIINKNPILSKFTPEKIYKENGCPKCNFTGFIKRKAVGELFIMNDEIKSLIAKGTNDIELKNKMIQMGMKTLKENIAQMVINGETSVSEAVRVGIKD; this is translated from the coding sequence ATGAAACAGATAAATAATATAAATCCGAAAGCTCTGCAAATTGAAAATTTTAATATTGAAGAAGGTATTAAATATTCTCTGCTTCCGGGTATTTTAGAAGATAAAAAATTTTTTTTTACAACTCAGGATTCATTAATAGACGCTCTTAATTTTTATAACAAAACAGATCTGCCTCTTGAACTCATAATAACAGACACCGAATCTTTTAACAGACTTTTAAACCAGTTTTTGGAATTAAAAACACAAAAAGAGCTTCAAAACAGCGACATAGAAGTGGAGGAAGAATTATCACTTGACGATTTTATAAAAGGCGGACTTGATATATTAAATTCCGAAAATTCCGCTCCTATTATTAAATTCGTAAACTCTATGTTTTTTCAGGCTGTTAAAAAAAGAGCAAGCGACATTCATATTGAAACGCATGAAAATTTCGGAACTATACGTTTCAGAATTGACGGTGTGCTTATAACACAGGCCACTCTTCAAAAAAACATTATCAATTTAATTATAAACAGAATTAAAGTAATTTCAAATCTGGATATAAGCGAAAAAAGAATACCTCAAGACGGAAGAACGCAGATTAAAATAGCAAATAAAACAACAGATATAAGGGTTTCGGTTATTCCCACTTATTTCGGGGAAAAAGCGGTTTTAAGACTTCTTATGGAAAGCGAGGATATTCCGAGTTTAAAAGAACTAGGTTTCGGAGATGAAATAACAGAAGGTTTTAAGGAACTGCTAGAACACTCATATGGAATGATACTGGTTACAGGTCCTACGGGAAGCGGTAAATCAACCACTCTTCACAGTTTTTTACAAACAATAGCGACTCCAACTAAAAATATTATCACTATTGAAGATCCGGTAGAATATAAAGCCGACAATATTAATCAGATTCAGGTAAACAATAAAGTAGGTCTTACATTCAGCAGCGGCCTTAGAAGCATTTTAAGACAGGATCCGGATATTATAATGGTAGGAGAGATTAGAGATAAAGAAACGGCCACTATAGCTATCCAGGCGGCTTTGACAGGACACCTTATGCTCTCAACTCTTCATACTAACAATGCTGCATCAACTATAACAAGACTAATGGACATGGGTGTTGAACCTTTTTTAATAGCTTCGTCTTTAATAGGTATTCTTTCCCAAAGGCTAGTAAGGGTTTTGTGTGAGTGTAAAACAGAAGACGATCCGGATAAATTTAAAGAAATAATAAATAAAAATCCTATTCTTTCCAAATTTACACCCGAAAAAATATACAAGGAAAACGGATGTCCCAAATGCAACTTTACCGGATTCATAAAAAGAAAAGCAGTAGGAGAGCTGTTTATAATGAACGATGAAATAAAATCCTTAATAGCCAAAGGCACAAACGACATCGAACTCAAAAACAAAATGATACAAATGGGTATGAAAACTTTAAAAGAAAATATAGCGCAAATGGTAATTAACGGAGAAACATCGGTATCAGAAGCCGTAAGAGTAGGTATTAAGGATTAA
- a CDS encoding secretin N-terminal domain-containing protein has translation MKLIKLLIILSVMLFGAQIELNFKNLEIKDFIKMVAKITNKNILLTNDIRGEVNFISVKPVNENEIYDILLNILRSKGYTIVSEHGYLKVVRSSEALREAPSINSKSPFQITTDIIKLKNITAKEAYTQISYLKSRYGKIVINNEKNMLIITDYPKNLKVIKQLLSKIDTLNKPDIIYFNLKNTQINKVYPKISDIAKTLFNPRIYKYKIIKNDNNNGVILVGEKKVIEKILINIKKLDTKPKQLNQITEIITLKNSDVSNMSKIISKIVSLKYKKNKPSVTEDKETNSLIIIATPEQMDTIKTIISALDIPKMQVYVKARILEISNLKASQIGAKLGLFGGSATSSGLYTMSLNMGGPAIASLTDIQTLGLSIPTIRQGLALGATIDLLETFGAAKKLSEPSILCINNTPSSIYVGKTVSVKTGQTTSTSTSVSYSRQDIGLTLDIKPRIDSDDKVSLDVKAVVEDILPGSPDNTLPITSKRDIKTTTIVNNGQSIIIGGLVKNNKDITIKKVPFFGDIPILGALFRHKEVNEDRTTLVIVLTPYIVKKSKDLDKLRLTLGKLNELERKFAIEYINKRKLNETDK, from the coding sequence ATGAAATTAATTAAATTATTAATTATTTTAAGCGTGATGCTTTTCGGAGCACAGATAGAACTTAATTTTAAAAACCTTGAAATAAAAGATTTTATTAAAATGGTGGCTAAAATTACAAATAAAAACATACTGCTCACTAATGATATAAGAGGAGAAGTCAATTTTATTTCAGTCAAACCTGTCAATGAAAATGAAATATACGATATTTTATTAAATATTCTCCGTTCTAAAGGCTACACAATAGTTTCCGAACACGGATATTTAAAAGTTGTAAGATCTTCAGAAGCGCTTAGAGAAGCACCTTCCATAAATTCTAAATCACCGTTTCAAATAACAACAGACATAATAAAACTTAAAAACATAACTGCAAAAGAAGCATATACTCAAATAAGCTATTTAAAAAGCAGATACGGAAAAATAGTAATCAATAATGAAAAAAATATGCTAATTATTACTGATTATCCAAAAAACCTTAAAGTAATAAAACAGCTGTTAAGCAAAATAGACACATTAAACAAACCTGATATTATATATTTTAATTTAAAAAACACTCAGATCAACAAGGTATATCCTAAAATATCAGATATAGCAAAAACACTGTTTAATCCCAGAATTTATAAATATAAAATTATAAAAAACGATAACAACAATGGAGTTATTTTAGTCGGAGAAAAAAAAGTTATTGAAAAAATTTTAATAAATATTAAAAAACTGGATACAAAACCTAAACAGCTTAACCAGATAACGGAAATTATTACACTTAAAAATTCAGACGTTTCAAACATGTCTAAAATAATAAGCAAAATAGTTTCATTAAAATATAAAAAAAACAAACCTTCTGTTACGGAAGATAAAGAAACAAATTCACTTATAATTATTGCAACACCAGAACAGATGGATACAATTAAAACAATTATAAGCGCTCTTGACATACCTAAAATGCAGGTATACGTAAAAGCCAGAATACTTGAAATAAGCAATCTTAAAGCCTCACAGATAGGTGCAAAACTTGGCCTATTCGGAGGAAGCGCAACAAGCAGCGGACTCTATACCATGAGTTTAAATATGGGCGGCCCGGCTATTGCTTCACTAACAGACATACAAACTCTTGGACTCAGTATTCCTACAATCAGACAGGGACTGGCACTGGGCGCCACAATAGATCTGCTTGAAACATTCGGTGCTGCTAAAAAATTAAGCGAACCTTCAATTCTTTGTATAAATAATACCCCCTCATCCATATATGTAGGTAAAACAGTTTCTGTAAAAACTGGTCAGACAACATCAACATCTACCAGTGTATCATATTCAAGACAGGATATAGGTCTTACTCTGGATATAAAACCAAGAATCGACAGCGACGATAAAGTATCTCTTGACGTTAAAGCCGTAGTAGAAGACATACTTCCGGGTTCTCCTGATAATACACTGCCAATAACTTCAAAAAGAGATATCAAAACAACCACTATTGTCAACAACGGACAAAGTATTATTATTGGAGGACTTGTTAAAAACAACAAAGATATCACCATTAAAAAAGTACCTTTTTTTGGAGATATTCCTATATTAGGAGCTTTATTTAGACACAAAGAAGTAAATGAAGACAGAACAACACTAGTAATTGTTCTTACACCTTATATCGTTAAAAAAAGTAAAGATCTGGATAAATTAAGACTGACTCTCGGCAAATTAAACGAGCTTGAAAGAAAATTTGCAATTGAGTATATCAACAAAAGAAAATTAAATGAAACAGATAAATAA
- a CDS encoding PDZ domain-containing protein — protein MKNFKYLFIFTISFLSAGVLWSVISIFLPKLPVTYIPPKFDSIFYNIDLTRIFTTETIKPQPIKTQNNQKTVSSLEGIKLKAVYNDGKKAFIILDDKGKSIFLDINQTYKGYKLIKVYNSYAVFEKNSKQYILSFNSDQSNQQIKNKIKQNKQKFKINSNKKIISKHILEEYRKNFSKIWNEIGIIRAKSGYKITYIKKGSVFDKLGLKRGDIIIKVNGIKLKNDAEAWYLYNHIDKYNHIEIEIKRHNKTKVIDYEIN, from the coding sequence ATGAAAAATTTTAAATATCTGTTTATATTTACAATATCTTTTTTATCAGCCGGAGTTTTATGGAGTGTAATAAGTATATTTTTACCTAAACTTCCTGTTACTTACATACCTCCAAAATTTGACAGTATATTTTATAATATTGATTTAACCAGAATTTTTACAACAGAAACAATAAAACCACAGCCTATAAAAACACAAAACAATCAAAAAACCGTATCTTCGTTAGAAGGTATAAAATTAAAAGCAGTTTATAATGACGGAAAAAAAGCTTTTATCATTTTAGATGATAAAGGAAAAAGCATATTTTTAGATATTAATCAGACATATAAAGGATATAAACTTATAAAAGTATATAATTCATATGCAGTATTCGAAAAAAATTCAAAACAATACATTTTATCTTTTAATTCTGACCAGTCTAATCAACAAATAAAAAATAAAATCAAACAAAATAAACAGAAATTTAAAATTAATTCAAATAAAAAAATTATTTCAAAACACATACTTGAAGAATACAGAAAAAATTTTTCAAAAATATGGAATGAAATAGGAATAATCAGAGCAAAAAGCGGTTATAAAATCACTTATATAAAAAAAGGTAGTGTTTTTGATAAATTAGGATTAAAAAGAGGCGATATAATTATAAAAGTAAACGGTATAAAACTTAAAAATGACGCTGAAGCATGGTATTTATACAATCACATTGATAAATATAACCATATAGAAATAGAAATAAAAAGACATAATAAAACAAAGGTGATAGATTATGAAATTAATTAA